A single genomic interval of Syntrophobotulus glycolicus DSM 8271 harbors:
- a CDS encoding NUDIX hydrolase, which translates to MSIAVCFHQETDVPDELLKFAVIAARAEGKWIFCRHKERNTYEIPGGHRETGEAIADTAKRELYEETGALKFKLAPLGVYSVDNDGQITYGKLFYAEVQKFGELPEDFEIGEVVFSDTLPQELTYPAIQPYLLKKASDFAYWIREKNKIIP; encoded by the coding sequence ATGAGCATTGCTGTTTGTTTTCATCAGGAAACTGATGTACCCGATGAGCTTCTCAAATTCGCCGTAATTGCGGCGAGAGCTGAGGGCAAATGGATATTCTGCCGCCACAAGGAGCGAAATACTTACGAAATTCCCGGCGGACACCGGGAAACCGGGGAAGCTATTGCAGATACGGCGAAACGCGAATTGTATGAAGAAACCGGCGCCTTGAAATTCAAACTGGCGCCTTTAGGGGTTTATTCCGTTGACAATGACGGTCAGATTACCTACGGCAAGCTGTTTTATGCGGAGGTTCAGAAGTTTGGCGAATTGCCGGAGGACTTTGAAATAGGAGAAGTTGTTTTTTCGGATACGCTCCCCCAAGAACTCACCTATCCGGCGATCCAGCCCTATTTGTTGAAGAAAGCGAGTGATTTTGCCTATTGGATCAGGGAAAAAAATAAAATTATTCCTTAA
- a CDS encoding VOC family protein yields MRLDGFGIFVKDMAVMVRFYRDVLGFEIKEEENTTNVYLEKDGTLFLLYRRTDFEKMTNRSFGYAEAVNGHYEIALSVENHKAVDLAFKEVLSKGATPVLEPTTEPWGQRTCYITDPEGNLIEIGSFNE; encoded by the coding sequence ATGAGGCTGGACGGCTTCGGTATTTTTGTAAAAGATATGGCAGTTATGGTTCGATTTTATAGAGATGTTTTGGGATTTGAAATAAAAGAAGAGGAAAACACGACGAATGTATATTTAGAAAAGGACGGAACGCTGTTTTTGCTGTATCGACGAACAGATTTTGAAAAGATGACAAACAGGTCATTTGGATATGCAGAAGCAGTAAACGGGCATTATGAAATCGCATTAAGCGTTGAAAACCATAAAGCGGTTGATTTGGCCTTTAAAGAAGTTCTGTCAAAAGGAGCGACACCTGTCTTAGAACCGACAACCGAGCCATGGGGGCAGCGCACCTGTTATATAACCGATCCGGAGGGCAACTTAATTGAGATTGGGTCATTTAATGAATAG
- a CDS encoding GNAT family N-acetyltransferase — MAERFRLASLDDYDEVLTIYQNAIGCLCSQNIDQWDELYPSPDDLLEDIRNQQLHLLVRDAEILAAVVLNESQEEEYQKGAWLSQGPGIAVVHRLCVHPDVQNKGMGRETMRRAEGYLAAKGYAAVRLDAFAQNPQAIRLYESLSYKRAGAVRFCKGEFYLFEKQLKDAASLSCHQAGKNDLKGLLLLYTQFRDAKMPDFDEKLYTLWGNILGDKNYYVIVGKINQTIISSCILLIVPNINQSHNQRPFALIENVITDESHRNKGYATQVLNFAKQIAGNHDCYKIMLLTGSKKESVLNFYRKAGYNSEDKTGFVQWL; from the coding sequence ATGGCTGAAAGATTTCGCTTGGCTAGCCTGGATGATTATGATGAAGTCCTGACAATTTATCAAAATGCCATAGGCTGTCTGTGTTCACAAAACATCGATCAATGGGATGAGCTCTATCCGAGCCCGGACGATTTGCTGGAAGATATCAGAAATCAGCAGCTGCATCTGTTGGTAAGGGACGCCGAGATCCTTGCGGCGGTAGTACTCAATGAAAGTCAGGAAGAAGAGTACCAAAAAGGGGCTTGGTTATCCCAAGGACCCGGGATTGCCGTGGTTCATCGGCTCTGCGTTCATCCGGACGTTCAAAACAAGGGGATGGGCAGGGAAACCATGCGGCGGGCGGAGGGTTACTTAGCGGCAAAGGGCTATGCGGCTGTACGTCTGGACGCTTTTGCGCAAAACCCGCAAGCCATCCGTTTATACGAAAGCTTAAGCTACAAGCGCGCCGGCGCAGTCCGCTTTTGTAAAGGAGAGTTTTATTTGTTTGAAAAACAGTTAAAAGACGCGGCTTCTTTAAGCTGTCACCAAGCGGGAAAAAATGATTTAAAAGGTTTGCTTTTGCTCTATACGCAATTCCGCGATGCGAAAATGCCTGATTTTGATGAGAAACTTTACACGTTATGGGGTAATATTCTGGGTGACAAAAATTATTACGTCATCGTTGGCAAAATCAATCAGACAATAATTTCTTCCTGCATTTTGCTCATTGTTCCAAACATAAACCAAAGCCACAACCAAAGGCCGTTTGCCTTGATCGAAAATGTAATAACCGACGAATCACATAGGAACAAGGGTTATGCGACGCAAGTTTTGAATTTTGCCAAACAAATCGCCGGGAATCATGATTGCTATAAAATAATGCTTTTAACCGGAAGTAAAAAAGAAAGCGTATTAAATTTCTATCGAAAGGCCGGGTATAATTCCGAGGATAAAACCGGTTTTGTACAATGGCTGTAG
- a CDS encoding GrpB family protein, with protein MMLGLKRGIVALYDHEISWEENAALTMEKLQKIFGAAAKDMQHVGSTSIVRIKAKPIIDIAVAVNSFADVYPLIPLLEAEGIRHGPENDQPWQVFFFCGNDREDTRTHHIHVVKTDSREWRDYINFRDYLNACPEAAGEYETVKRQLGQKYQNDRLAYTEGKDAFVKKVLLDALAWRN; from the coding sequence ATGATGCTTGGCTTGAAACGAGGGATCGTCGCGCTTTATGACCATGAAATAAGCTGGGAAGAAAACGCGGCCTTGACAATGGAAAAACTTCAGAAGATATTCGGCGCAGCGGCAAAGGATATGCAGCATGTGGGCAGCACCTCGATTGTCCGCATCAAAGCCAAGCCGATCATCGATATTGCCGTCGCGGTAAACAGCTTTGCGGATGTGTATCCGCTCATACCCTTGCTTGAGGCGGAGGGAATCAGGCACGGCCCGGAAAACGATCAGCCCTGGCAGGTGTTCTTTTTCTGCGGCAACGACAGGGAAGATACCCGCACCCATCATATCCACGTTGTCAAAACGGACAGCAGGGAGTGGCGGGATTATATTAATTTTCGGGACTATCTGAACGCCTGCCCCGAAGCAGCCGGGGAATACGAAACCGTTAAACGGCAGCTGGGACAAAAATATCAGAATGACCGTCTTGCTTATACCGAAGGAAAAGACGCGTTTGTCAAAAAGGTTTTGCTCGACGCCCTGGCGTGGAGGAATTGA
- a CDS encoding flavodoxin: MSKKLIAYFSASGVTRNAAQALAEAANADLYEIKPQVPYTKADLDWQDKNSRSSIEMGDKSSRPMIADNDANVGAYDVVFVGFPIWWYVAPTIINTFLESYDFAGKTIVPFATSGSSGIGETVANLKGSVGASATITEGKILNGTPTKESLSAWVNSLGL; this comes from the coding sequence ATGAGCAAGAAACTGATAGCGTATTTTTCGGCGAGCGGCGTTACTCGCAATGCAGCACAGGCACTGGCGGAGGCTGCTAATGCCGACTTGTATGAGATTAAGCCGCAAGTGCCGTACACAAAAGCCGACTTGGACTGGCAGGATAAGAACTCTCGCAGTTCGATAGAGATGGGTGATAAATCCTCGCGTCCGATGATTGCGGACAACGACGCTAACGTCGGCGCGTATGACGTTGTATTTGTCGGATTCCCGATTTGGTGGTATGTCGCGCCGACCATCATCAACACTTTCCTCGAAAGCTATGACTTCGCGGGAAAGACCATCGTGCCTTTCGCCACGTCAGGCAGCAGCGGTATCGGCGAGACGGTGGCGAACCTGAAAGGGAGCGTCGGCGCTTCCGCGACTATCACGGAAGGGAAAATACTAAATGGCACTCCGACGAAAGAAAGCCTTTCGGCTTGGGTAAATAGCCTTGGACTTTGA